The proteins below come from a single Pedobacter aquae genomic window:
- a CDS encoding glycosyltransferase family 2 protein → MLISIITSTYNSAALIEDALDSFLMQSYQEKELLVIDGASQDDTCIKVEARMKHQVFQMISEPDKGIYDALNKGIQLAKGDIIGVLHSDDVFASPDVLSKVARIFEQEPEVMAVYGDLQYVKRGNKDEVIRNWVSGASSSKKLNWGWMPPHPTLFIRKACFQKYGAYDLQYRSAADYDLILRFLYRYQIKTAYIPEVLVKMRVGGVSNVSWRNRWRANQEDRQAMKVNGISYPLFASLWKPLRKLKQFLK, encoded by the coding sequence ATGCTCATCAGTATCATCACATCTACTTATAATTCGGCCGCTCTTATTGAAGACGCATTGGATTCTTTTCTGATGCAATCCTATCAGGAAAAAGAGTTGTTGGTGATAGATGGCGCCTCTCAGGATGATACATGTATCAAAGTAGAGGCAAGAATGAAACATCAAGTCTTTCAAATGATTTCTGAGCCCGACAAAGGAATTTATGATGCCCTCAATAAAGGGATTCAATTAGCAAAAGGTGATATCATAGGAGTTTTGCATTCTGATGATGTTTTTGCAAGTCCGGATGTATTAAGTAAGGTAGCCAGAATTTTTGAGCAAGAACCAGAAGTAATGGCCGTTTATGGCGATTTACAATATGTAAAAAGGGGAAATAAGGATGAAGTTATTAGGAATTGGGTGTCTGGAGCTTCCAGTTCAAAGAAGTTAAACTGGGGTTGGATGCCGCCTCATCCTACTTTGTTTATCCGTAAAGCATGTTTCCAAAAATATGGAGCTTATGATTTGCAATACCGCTCGGCAGCGGATTATGATTTAATTTTAAGATTCTTATATCGGTACCAAATCAAAACAGCTTATATCCCTGAGGTTTTGGTAAAAATGCGGGTAGGAGGTGTTAGTAATGTTTCTTGGAGGAATAGATGGCGGGCAAATCAAGAAGATAGACAGGCTATGAAAGTTAATGGAATTTCATATCCTTTATTTGCATCTTTATGGAAGCCTTTACGTAAACTCAAGCAGTTTTTAAAATAA
- a CDS encoding MraY family glycosyltransferase: MLLDFAITDFYYLMIILFSGLVSFVAIPSIMFVARERKLYDDFHQERKTHDASISRLGGVGIFCSFTIVSLLFAKYDAFLPTNILLTACIMLFAIGLKDDLAGSAPGTKFFIQFLVAAMMVFLGNVRLTSMYGVLGLQEIDFFTSTVLSITTIMFMVNAFNLIDGIDGLAGTLGLIVNLTFGIMFLHMGQDELATLAFSMVGALAGFLYYNYTPSRIFMGDTGSLLIGLISVVLGIKFIELNKFSEENYDPIFASAPATVVAVLIIPLFDTFRVFTLRVLQRKSPFQADRNHIHHRILSLGFTHLQATFIIVLTNLIFIYLVLMFKEWGNFVLIFVFLGICILINWLTTVLIRIKYRKDFKVNYFWK; this comes from the coding sequence ATGCTGTTAGACTTCGCCATTACTGATTTTTATTACTTAATGATTATCCTTTTTTCGGGATTAGTCAGTTTTGTAGCCATTCCTTCAATCATGTTTGTTGCTAGGGAACGTAAACTCTATGATGATTTTCATCAGGAAAGGAAGACACATGATGCTAGTATATCCAGATTGGGTGGGGTAGGTATATTTTGTAGTTTCACCATTGTGTCTTTATTATTTGCTAAATACGATGCCTTTTTACCTACTAATATTCTCTTAACTGCCTGTATCATGCTTTTTGCCATAGGTTTGAAAGATGATTTAGCAGGATCGGCACCAGGCACTAAATTTTTTATACAATTCTTGGTTGCTGCCATGATGGTGTTTCTAGGGAATGTGCGTTTAACCAGTATGTATGGGGTTTTGGGGCTTCAGGAGATTGACTTTTTCACGAGTACCGTATTGTCGATTACCACCATCATGTTTATGGTGAATGCTTTTAATCTGATAGATGGGATAGACGGCTTGGCGGGTACTCTTGGGCTGATTGTTAATTTGACCTTTGGTATCATGTTTTTACACATGGGGCAAGACGAGTTGGCAACTTTAGCATTCAGTATGGTTGGGGCTTTAGCTGGTTTCCTTTATTATAATTATACGCCTTCACGTATTTTTATGGGAGATACAGGCAGTTTATTAATCGGCTTAATTTCTGTAGTCTTAGGGATTAAATTTATTGAATTGAATAAATTTTCAGAAGAAAACTACGACCCTATTTTTGCTTCTGCCCCTGCTACTGTAGTTGCGGTTTTAATTATTCCTTTGTTTGATACTTTTAGGGTTTTTACTTTGCGGGTATTGCAAAGAAAATCTCCATTTCAGGCAGATAGGAATCATATTCACCACCGTATCCTTTCTTTAGGATTCACACATTTACAAGCTACCTTCATTATTGTATTAACCAATCTTATTTTTATCTATCTGGTTTTGATGTTTAAAGAGTGGGGGAACTTTGTTTTGATTTTTGTTTTCCTAGGTATTTGCATTTTAATCAACTGGTTAACCACAGTTCTCATCCGCATTAAATATAGAAAAGATTTTAAAGTGAATTATTTCTGGAAGTAA